A portion of the Malania oleifera isolate guangnan ecotype guangnan chromosome 3, ASM2987363v1, whole genome shotgun sequence genome contains these proteins:
- the LOC131151555 gene encoding uncharacterized protein LOC131151555, whose translation MAEHPRSPSSDFYHILGISKGASILDVSKAYKSLARKWHPDKNPFNASEAKAKFTAINEAYKAINGKKQQEKSMNSEEPTTSEGSHSHRHSLDDGFPSRRSFLSKSSSRRSSTPTPLMRSMSRRSTPSSPITDHDHFPDSFSKTTSTRRSTTPSPTTMAPTTATDFSAPKSLSKSASRRVGATPIVFSQSTAPKKPQPIEKKLECTLEELCHGCVKKIKITRDVMTNTGTIAREEEILIIKVKPGWKKGTKITFEGKGDEKPGSLPADITFLIDEKRHPLFKREGDDLELGVEIPLVKALTGCIISVPLLGGERMSLAFDDIIYPGYEKIIQGQGMPKSKERAGVRGDLRLKFLVNFPMDLSDDQRSDICSILQDSSS comes from the exons ATGGCAGAGCACCCTCGTTCACCATCCTCAGACTTCTACCACATTCTTGGAATCTCAAAAGGTGCTTCCATTCTAGATGTGAGCAAGGCTTACAAATCACTCGCTAGGAAATGGCATCCAGATAAGAATCCCTTCAACGCAAGCGAAGCAAAAGCCAAGTTTACAGCCATTAATGAAGCCTACAAG GCCATTAATGGGAAGAAGCAACAAGAGAAATCTATGAATAGTGAGGAGCCAACAACATCGGAGGGTTCTCACAGTCACCGCCACAGCCTTGATGATGGCTTCCCTTCACGTCGTTCATTTCTTTCCAAGAGTTCAAGTAGGAGGAGCTCCACGCCCACGCCATTAATGAGAAGTATGAGCCGCAGGAGCACCCCTTCTTCCCCGATTACAGATCATGATCATTTTCCCGATTCCTTCTCAAAAACTACGAGTACCAGAAGAAGCACAACCCCGAGCCCAACAACAATGGCACCCACCACTGCCACCGACTTCTCAGCCCCCAAGTCTTTATCGAAGAGTGCGAGTCGGAGAGTAGGCGCCACCCCTATAGTGTTTTCTCAATCGACAGCGCCGAAGAAACCACAACCTATCGAGAAAAAACTCGAGTGCACGCTTGAGGAGTTGTGCCACGGTTGCGTCAAGAAGATAAAGATCACCAGAGATGTCATGACAAACACAGG GACAATTGCTCGAGAAGAGGAGATACTAATTATAAAAGTGAAGCCAGGATGGAAGAAAGGAACGAAGATTACATTCGAAGGGAAGGGTGATGAGAAACCAGGTAGCCTCCCAGCGGATATAACCTTCTTGATTGATGAAAAGAGACACCCTTTGTTCAAGAGGGAAGGGGATGATTTGGAGCTGGGAGTtgagattcctttagtaaaagctCTCACTGGTTGCATTATTTCAGTCCCTTTGTTAGGAGGGGAGAGGATGAGTCTTGCATTTGATGATATTATATATCCAGGGTATGAAAAGATTATACAGGGGCAAGGCATGCCTAAGTCCAAAGAGAGAGCAGGAGTGAGAGGAGACCTTAGACTCAAATTCCTTGTCAATTTTCCCATGGATTTGAGTGATGATCAACGCTCTGATATTTGTAGCATTCTCCAAGATTCATCTAGTTAG